gataaatgtttaacacatttaaaaaatatattaaaaattaactaccatccatttgggaaaccttcccagggttgtcaagaaactccagggtttcacgaaaccctggttgagaaagcctgatgtatggCCTTAATTCCACACCCCAAACCCCAGTTGGGTGCTAAAGCAAGTCCATGGGGAAGCCGCTGTatatttagcacaggggtagtcaaactgcggccctccaggtgtccatggactacaattcccaggagcccttgccagcgaatgctggcaggggctcctgggaattgtagtccatggacatctggagggccgcagtttgactacccctgatttagcagATGGAAGAGGAATCCCAAACTGATTAAGGGACCCGGGTCTTTATTGCCAATAAGTATCAACGCCTCAAATCCTTCCCTGAAATTGCACAAGCTTCACGCTTAGAAGACAGGACTTATTTTACAATGAAGTCTGGgtttggtggcacctttaaggtcaacaaatTTTAGTTTGGGATATACTTTGTGTGTGGgcatacttcttcaggtacaatgAAAGTTTTTTCTCAGACCTTACATTTAAGTAGAGCAAGGGTGGGGCAGGgactagttgccaggaagggctagtcagTCAAGATGCATTACTGGGTGATaaatatagctgagattggattaaagctgTTGGTAGGAgctgtgaatggcagcaaattagcatataaatacaaaagttaacaaacagatgggGGAGTTCAGtttgactccaggggcacctCCATGACCAAACAAGGAATTTCATTTCTGGGTATCAGAACTGAGGGACTCAGCATGTGTAGATGGACCCTTCTTCAGAGACAATGAAATCATTTTCCCCAAGTGTTTCATATAGGGGTGTGTGGGGAGGTTAGCTGCCAAGACTTAAAACCAGAATTaaccttcgttggtcttaaaagggccgCTGGCGTCaagctttgttctattgcttaCTCACCTGAATCAAGTACTTATTTTGATGTGCATATTTTGATAACTTTGGAGAGTTTTGAGAATTCAGAAGAATGACTGGCAACAGCTGTAGCAGTATgtaagaaaacaggaaagggcTCCAGAATTTGTTTGAGACAGAAAGTGAAGGGGAAAGGAAGTAGGGAAACACAAGATGTTTTTGTAGGCTGGTTTCCACTCCTTTTTAAACTGAGTTCACACATGTCATAAAACAAACAGGTCATACAGCTTGTCTCTCTGTTAGTGTGTGAACGATGGAGTTGCTGGTGTTAGCACCCGGgcgttgccagctaggccccctctcctccccgacAGGGGGTATTAATCTTGGGCACGGGGCTTGTGTTATTTCACCGGTTCgatgtgtatttttatattgtatcggTATGTCcatttaatgggggttttaatgggattttttaatgagatccttgtgacctgccacgagctattatatgggagtggtgggatttaaataaataaacaaagttttaaaaaatcaatagatATGCATGCAGGTGGGAGGATTTTCAGTCATATTTCAACCTCCCTGGGGAttacatttattttatctatttagatttagattttcaTATCGCCCCACTTGGACTTGtcatctcagggcggtgtacaacaaaCATTAGTttcaataaaagcataaatattcaTACAATTttaagagaagaagagaggagttggttcttatatgccgcttttctctacccgaaggaggctcaaagcggcttacagtcaccttccctttcctctccccacaacagacaccctgtgaggtgggtgaggctgagagagccctgatatcactgctcggtcagaacagttttatcagcacagtggcgagcccaaggtcacccagctggctgcatgtgggggagtgcagaatcgaacccggcatgccagattagaagtctgcactcctaaacactacaccaaactggctctctagcaaaGCTAAATTAGCAAAGCTAAAATAGGAAATCCCTACAAAGATGATGTTCCCTTCTAACCTTCTGGTAATACATATAGGTAAGGAGATGGTATGGGGCgggggagaattgggggggggggagggaagcccaaTTCGTTGTTTGTCTGTACTTTCTGTTcacctcaactataagcctggtggaagagctccatcttgtatgcATGTGTGTCAGATGCATTGTATCTAAACCCCACCTGAGTCCTCCATTACCATGTAGGTGCCCAGGCCAAGATGTTCCAGGCTAgaccaatcttggaagctaagcaggattggccctggttgggctttggaagggagaccaccaaagaagtccagagcCGTGATTCCAAGCCAACCGCCTCTGAACaacgcttgccttgaaagccctactggGTCACCCCAAGTCAGCTGAAGCTTGAGGGtaatttccaccaccaccagagcTGAAGACGGCCTTCTCACGTTTTGACTTCTCCTCCCTGCAAGGAAGCGTCTTTCCAGTAACAGGCACAAGGCAGCCACCTTACTAGGGAACGGCTCCTTTTTCTACGCCTGTGTGGGTTTTCGCCACGGGCGGTTTCCCTCACCTTCCCCTTCTCCGGCTTGTGAAACTGACAAAGTCAGGGGAAAAGTCAtgtcaattcttttttttttgatgacGATGCCGGTTCCTTTTATACAGCCCAAACTGGTGGCCGAGTACTGGCCGTAGGAGGTGTGTGAGAAAGCGGCTGTGTTTCCTCCTGAATTTGTCAGCCTTACCAGAAAGGAGAGCGCAGCGGATCCTTTCCTGCCCCTTCTCGGTTTCCCTTGCAGTGGAGCTGCCGTTAAAGAAAAGGCCAAAGGAAGGGCGAATACGACAGACGACACAGAAAGGAGAACTACGCACTCTTTCACCAGCTATGTCATGATGAGACTGCTTTAGAATCCATTTGACTAAGCcgggggtaggcaaactgtggccctccagatgtccaaggactacaattcccatgagcccctgccagctggcaggggctcatgggaattgtagtccatggacatctggagggccacagtttgcctacctctgGTCTAAGCCACCATCCAGGGTAGAGAACTCTCTGTGCTGTGTGTCTTCTCCCCTAGAGAGAAGGGTTGTGAAGGCACTTCAAATGCAGAAAAGAGGTAACCAATGAACGTTGAgagatagtttggtgtagtggttaggagtgcggacttctaatctggcatgccaggttcaattctgcattcccccacgtGTACCCAgcaggctgaccttgggctcgccacagcactgataaagctgttctgaccgagcagtgatatcagcggtctctcagcctcacccaccccacagggtgtctgttgtggggagaggaatgggaaggcgactgtaagccgctttgagcctccttcgggtagggaaaagcggcatataagaaccatggAAATTCTTCATGGAAATTCACAGAAGCCCCTGAAAGTGCATGCAGGGGTTTTGCTCTTGGGCTCCTGCTACcgaaaaaaacagaacaattttTAAGAGCAGAAAGCGGCACAAATAAACACACGGCAAACCACATGAAGCTGCGGGGCCTTTCCCATGCAGCCTGCCTGATTTCAAATTTCATTATAGCCATAAGGACTAGAATCCTAACTGGAAGAGAATCCGATCAAAGAGCCCATGTTGTAAAGTTTGATTGCTGATCAAATACAGCATGATAACAGCTAccttgggaagtgggggggggggttgctggagGGGTCGGGGAGAGGAGGTGGCACTGCAAACCgatttcaggaaaaaaaggaaTATGGGACTGTATCCCCACTAGCCTTGCAAACCAATTTCAGAAAAGAAGGAATACGGGACTGTATcaccggatttttttttttcttgaatccTTCCTCTTTTCCAACCTGAGGTTTGAGACTTCTTTGCGAACAGTTGACTGTTTGGATCACATAATGCAATACCTGTTCCTCTGGCTTAACGTTACAGCGTTTCTCACACCGCAGGATTGCTTCACATTCTCCTGAGATGCAGTGCCATTTTCTCTCCCCGCGCTGGCTGGGATGCCTTTGCtctggaaaagaaagagagagagagacactccTCCTTTCTTTAATTACATGTTTTGGTTCAAATCGGTGTCCTTTATTCTGGGACTGACTCATTGCCTTGTAAACAGGTAAATGTGGGAGTCGAGGAGGGAAAAATATATGCTTGGCTCCTCCAGGTGGGTGTCTTTAATTTTCAGGGTATCCGGGTTCATTACCTTCCCTATCTGCTGCCGCCCTCCCAGGTGTCTCGCACTTCACTGAGCCTGGCAGGTGGAGAACCCACGAGAGCTGCCTCTTCTCCCCATCGGTCATTTGCCCTCAGTAAGAAGGCAGTTCAAGAATACGCTGCCCTTTGAAGGGTCAAATTAAGTGCAGACCCTTCCCTGCGCACcttgggggttggggaagaaGCTATGTCAGAGAGAGGAGAGCTTTGGGCCCAGGCATGCTCAATGGGGCTTCGAGCAGCTGGCTCAGAGACTttccaggaagaaaaagaatCCAAACTCTCCAGCCAGGTGAAACGTGGATGTTTGGTACACCTCCGCAGCGTGGTGTGATAGTTTCCAAATCTCCCCAGCAGCACCAAAGAACCTGTTGTCAATGCCAGGGCAGAGCCCAAAAACACACCAAGTAATAATCAAAGAAGAAAGTTATTTTGCATGTGCACCTAGTGCCTTTCCAGCCCCCAGCAGCCCCTACACACCTGAGATTCAGGTGGCTTCCCTGGTTAAAGGGCGTGAAGTCCAGACTGTTCATAAGGTCCCAATggctctcattttaaaaaaaaatgctagccATTTCTCAGCACTAGCACCAGCTCACTCTATTCTGTCCTGAGCCCAAGATTTCAAACTCCTTACACCAATTTTGTAATCTCATACGGGGGGGTGGGAAATCCAATGTTTTAAAATGGAAAGCATAGAAATCTTGCAAGCCAATTGCTTGACCTTGCCAAGCCAAGGAATGGGCCTCTGAGACGGCACCAAACAGTTCCCACTCCTGGACTGATGCATAGAAAGAATGCTCATTGCGCACAAAAATTAAGCAACCCGGAACAGATGCTGGTTCTGCAATCACAATCCccgtgccatcctaaacagacttaACCGCTTCTCACTGCACTGATGTGAATGGACTTAGACAGGAATAAGTGCATATAGGGGAGCGTTGCTAGTCTTCTTGGAAACTCTGCCCATGTGCAGGCAGCACAGGAGGGAACCCACCCTTGCAGTGAGCGTGTTGAGTCACAAAAATAGCCTCCAGTGCTCAAAGCCGTCTGCCGCACATCACCCCAGcaatcttcacaacagccttgcaggggagGCCAGTATTATTGTTGACTGGAAAGCTGAAAGGTCAGCTTGCCGAAAGCCTTCTagtaaaggggtagtcaacctgtggtcctccagatgttcaaggactacaattcccatgagcccctgccagcgtttgctggtgggggctcatgggaattgtagtccatgaacatctggaggaccacaggttgactacccctcctctagtGAATTTGGGGTTGAAGTGAGATTTGGACGCTTGACATCTCGGCCCCTTCCTGCAAGACCTCCCCCAAACTGTTTGCCTCTCCTAATAAGCCTGCATCATGCGGTGGGCTCAAATATTTGTCCTCTCCAAAAGAAGTCCCGCTGAGTTGGAAGCCAGCTAAGCTGAAAGGACGCAGCCTCAACCTGAAAGAAAAAGCTGAAGAAATTCTTCCTCTTTCTTACTTGAAAAATGCTAGCtcgctcttttaaaaaaagatctcccTGGATCAGATAGCCAGCAAACTTTGAAAAGGAGAAGGAGCTGGATTCCTGTACCCCGCTCTctaccacccgaaggagtctcaaagcagcttacccttcctctccccacaacagacaccctgcaggaaaggtgggcctgagagagctctgaaagaactggcactccccccccccccgggtcatccagctggctgcatttggaagagtTTGAGGTGCAGCAATAGCTGAACCTGACATAGCAAATCAGACCAGCGAGGACCTTATTGTCTACACACCAAGGGGGACAGTGGCTCTCTGGGATCGCAGATCACAAACTCCAAGGGGAAACAGTTGACTTGTGGCCCCgctccaaataataaataaataaataaataaataatcatcaaTCAATCctgttggctcagggcggttaaatACCATTCACAACGACAATAAAGAAACAATACGTCGTTACTATAAAAGTGCCTCCGATTTGCAATTTACTTGCAATCCCCGTGACGGAGCTCGGAGAGGGTCCTACCCGCAGACGCGTTTGCGAGTCGTTCCTTCCTCTTGACAGgaggccaagcccccccccccgggtccccgCGCCCCCGCGCCCCCGGGTCCCCGCGCCCCCTCCTCTCTGCCCTGGACGGCCGGGACTCCGGCGGGCAGGCGGacgctttctctccctctctctccgccGCGCCGCTTCCGAGGCCGGCCCCGCGGAGCCGTCTTCGTGCGCCGCCGCCAGCGTGCAGCCAGCGGGTGGCGGGCCGCCAGCCAGTGACGCGCGCCTGTGTTACTATGGCATGCGCCGCCCTATAAATAAGTGCGCGAAGGCAGGAACTTTCCCAAGTCAGAGACTTTCGGCCGCGGGACTCGCAAGCAGCAGATGGTCCGGCCGAGTCCCAGCGCAGCCCGAGCGCCCCGATCTCCGCACAGCCCCGCCGGGCGCCTGGGGATCTCGCCACCGCCGCAGCCACTCGCCAAGCGCGCCTGCTAGCCGAGGCCTCGGGAGCTGGGGactcggccgccgccgccgccgccgccgccagcgctCGCTCGGGGAGGGGGAGCCCGGCGCCGCGACCCCCCTGCCTCGGGGGCGCCCTCCGAGTTCATGCAACGCCTGGTGGCCTGGGACCTGGCATgtctccccctccagcccccGGCCTTTAAATCCATGGAAGTGGCTAATTTCTATTACGAGGCGGACTGTCTGGCTGCGCTGAGTAAGCTGCACCCCCGGGCGGCAGGGGGCCGCTCCATGACCGAGCTCAGCGTGGGGGACCACGAGAGGGCCATCGACTTCAGCCCCTACCTGGACTTAAgcgcgcagcagcagcagcagcaacaagcgcagcagcagcagcaagcgcagcaacagcagcagcagcagcagccgccgcctccCTCTGCGGCACCAGGGGGCAACTTTGAGCCGGtttgcagcggcggcggcggcggcggcagcaacaaCAGCGGCCAAGATTTTCTCTCGGATCTTTTCTCCGAGCAGGACTataaaggcggcggcggcggcggcgggaagaAGCACCCCGAGTACTCGTACCTCAGCCTGGCTCAGCACGGCCACCACCCGCCCGTCGGGCAGAGCCACAAGCCCGGCCCGCTGCTGGGCTGCTTCCCGCCGCAGATGGTGGAGACCAAAGTGGAGCCGGTCTTCGAGCACCTGGACTCTTGCAAAGGGCCGCGCAAGGACGAGGGCGCCGGTGGTGGCGGCGCCGGGCCGGGCCTGGGGGGGATGGCCTCGCCTTACGGCAGCACGGTGCGCTCCTACCTGGGCTACCAGTCGGTgcccagcggcagcagcggcaaccTGTCCACCTCGTCGTCCTCCAGCCCGCCGGGCACCCCGAACCCGTCGGATTCCTCGAAGTCGGCGGCGGCCGGCGGAGGCAGCGGCGGCGCGGGCGCCTACCCGGCCGGCAGCCACAGCGGCGGCAAGAACAAGGGCAAGAAGAGCCTGGACAAGCACAGCGAGGAGTACAAGATCCGGCGCGAGCGGAACAACATCGCCGTGCGCAAGAGCCGCGACAAAGCCAAGTTGCGCAACCTGGAGACGCAGCACAAAGTCTTGGAACTGACGGCCGAGAACGAGagactgcagaagaaagtggagcagcTCTCGCGGGAGCTCAGCACCCTCCGGAACTTGTTCAAGCAGCTGCCCGAGCCCCTCCTGGCCTCCTCGGGACACTGCTAGCCCCTTCCCCCGAGGCGCCCACCTGGATGGCgctggagccgccgccgccgagaagggggaggggggagagaaagaccgaGCAGGGGTCTTCCAAGGCGGGGGGCACATCTGGGAGCTGCTTGTCCCCCTCTTGGCGGCCCGAGAtcaggggcaggggaggcagtGGGGAGACGAGCGCGCACAGAGAATCGGCTTCGTTTTGggggttctccccccaccctcccccttcccggTTTGTGGCCTTTTTAATTCGCTTTTTGTGCTGCGCAACTCCTTCGGCTGGCGGGGGGAGTCGCTTGGCGGGGGggcctctgttttgttttttgtttttttttcctttccttttcctttttttacctcTGCAAACCACATGGAAGGAATcggtggcttttttttttccgCTTTCAGGTCGGGTTGCTTCCGGAGCGAATGCCGACACCAAGCGCGATACGAccccttacatcaggggtagtcaagctgcggccctccagaggtccatggactacaattcccatgagcgcctgccaggtggcaggggctcatgggaattgtagtccatggacctctggagggccgcagcttgacttaCCCATGCACATTCTGCGATCTCTGCGAGGAGGGCTGTAtgcgtgtgtgcgtgtctgtttgtgtgtgtctgtgtgtgtgtgtgggggggggagaggttcttTTATTTTCTCGCTCATTTTTTTGTGTGGTTGAACGTtagtgttatttaaaaaaaaagaggataataaaggaagagggggggggagagtgagtcCAAAGTGATGCAATCTTTTAAACATGGCTGAGAAAGTTGACTACACATGATGCAACCTCACGTAACTGTCA
The nucleotide sequence above comes from Paroedura picta isolate Pp20150507F chromosome 4, Ppicta_v3.0, whole genome shotgun sequence. Encoded proteins:
- the CEBPB gene encoding CCAAT/enhancer-binding protein beta, which codes for MQRLVAWDLACLPLQPPAFKSMEVANFYYEADCLAALSKLHPRAAGGRSMTELSVGDHERAIDFSPYLDLSAQQQQQQQAQQQQQAQQQQQQQQPPPPSAAPGGNFEPVCSGGGGGGSNNSGQDFLSDLFSEQDYKGGGGGGGKKHPEYSYLSLAQHGHHPPVGQSHKPGPLLGCFPPQMVETKVEPVFEHLDSCKGPRKDEGAGGGGAGPGLGGMASPYGSTVRSYLGYQSVPSGSSGNLSTSSSSSPPGTPNPSDSSKSAAAGGGSGGAGAYPAGSHSGGKNKGKKSLDKHSEEYKIRRERNNIAVRKSRDKAKLRNLETQHKVLELTAENERLQKKVEQLSRELSTLRNLFKQLPEPLLASSGHC